In a single window of the Zea mays cultivar B73 chromosome 5, Zm-B73-REFERENCE-NAM-5.0, whole genome shotgun sequence genome:
- the LOC103626319 gene encoding pentatricopeptide repeat-containing protein produces MPPPPAVPHDVGAVLRLLESRDLPAAARLAAGSASSSPLPLAAVLLHRPLPPRLGYSLHARAARAGLLADRYLANALLAFYVRLPDHLPHALRAFDDLPRRDVVAHSSVLAAFLRAGLPRRALLQLRTMASGGYGADDDVAPSAHALSASAKACAVLHDLRAGACVHGTTVVRGYGDDGVVLSALVDMYGHSGAPGDARKAFEEMRAPDGICYTSLISAFVRNDWFDEALRWFQAMLRTDGVWPDGCTFGSMMSALGNMKRARQGREAHAQVVTRGLCGNVIVESSTLDMYAKCGMMVDARKVFDRMKAPNAVSWCALLGGYCQTGKHEKVLSLFRQMHMQEQDDDWYSLGTLLRSCAGLSAVKLGKEIHCRSMRMRGCGDVIVESALVDLYAKCGAVDYAYRVFKMSSVRNMITWNAMICGCAQNGHGERAISLFNEMVRGGVKPDYISFIGVLFACSHTGMVEEGRNYFNSMSKDYGIPPGIEHYNCIVDLLSRVELLEEAEDLVNKSQFRDDSSLWAAILGACATHTNPDVAVRVAKKMMELEPQYHLSYVLLENVYRTIGHWEDAVKVRKLMKSRKVKKEPGTSWINANRSKLYMCNAKGAASEPVASEDFRKCSSLTDLACDFGI; encoded by the coding sequence ATGCCGCCGCCCCCAGCCGTGCCACACGACGTGGGTGCTGTCCTCCGCCTCCTGGAGTCCCGCGACcttcccgccgccgcgcgcctcgcCGCCGGCTCTGCTTCCTCCTCGCCGCTCCCGCTCGCCGCGGTCCTCCTACACCGCCCGCTGCCCCCGCGCCTCGGCTACAGCCTCCACGCCCGCGCAGCGCGTGCGGGCCTCCTCGCGGACCGCTACCTTGCTAACGCGCTGCTCGCGTTCTACGTCCGCctcccggaccacctgcctcacgCGCTCAGGGCGTTCGACGACCTGCCCCGCCGCGACGTCGTCGCGCACTCCTCCGTCCTCGCTGCATTCCTCCGTGCGGGTCTCCCGCGCCGCGCGCTCCTCCAGCTCAGGACCATGGCCTCCGGCGGCTACGGCGCTGACGACGACGTCGCCCCCAGCGCGCACGCGCTTTCCGCCTCCGCCAAGGCGTGCGCCGTGCTGCACGACCTCCGCGCGGGAGCCTGCGTGCACGGGACCACCGTTGTGCGAGGGTACGGCGACGATGGCGTCGTGCTGAGCGCGCTCGTGGACATGTACGGCCACTCGGGTGCGCCGGGCGACGCGCGGAAGGCGTTCGAGGAAATGCGCGCACCGGATGGGATATGCTACACGTCGTTGATATCAGCATTCGTGCGGAACGACTGGTTCGACGAGGCCCTGCGGTGGTTTCAGGCTATGCTCAGGACAGATGGGGTTTGGCCGGACGGCTGCACATTTGGCTCTATGATGTCGGCGCTTGGGAACATGAAGAGAGCGAGGCAGGGTAGGGAGGCACACGCGCAGGTTGTGACACGTGGCCTGTGTGGGAACGTCATCGTGGAGAGCAGCACACTTGACATGTATGCCAAGTGTGGTATGATGGTGGATGCACGCAAGGTATTCGACAGGATGAAGGCTCCGAATGCAGTTTCATGGTGTGCCCTGCTTGGGGGGTATTGTCAAACTGGGAAGCATGAGAAGGTTCTCTCGTTGTTTCGACAGATGCATATGCAGGAGCAGGACGATGACTGGTATAGCTTAGGGACTCTTCTGCGATCTTGTGCTGGTCTGTCTGCAGTGAAGCTAGGAAAAGAAATCCACTGCCGTTCTATGAGGATGAGAGGATGCGGAGATGTCATTGTTGAATCCGCACTCGTGGACCTGTACGCAAAATGTGGTGCAGTAGACTATGCCTACAGAGTATTCAAAATGAGCAGTGTCCGCAACATGATTACTTGGAATGCCATGATTTGTGGTTGTGCTCAGAATGGCCATGGTGAGCGAGCCATCAGCCTGTTCAATGAGATGGTTAGAGGAGGGGTCAAGCCAGACTACATCAGTTTCATTGGTGTTCTTTTTGCTTGTAGCCATACTGGGATGGTTGAAGAGGGAAGGAACTACTTCAACTCAATGAGCAAGGACTATGGTATTCCCCCTGGTATTGAACATTACAATTGCATTGTTGACCTCCTCAGTAGAGTGGAGCTTCTAGAAGAGGCTGAAGATCTTGTAAACAAGTCACAATTTAGAGATGATTCATCACTGTGGGCAGCAATACTTGGTGCCTGTGCCACACATACTAACCCAGATGTAGCAGTAAGGGTTGCAAAGAAGATGATGGAATTGGAGCCTCAATACCACCTGAGCTATGTTCTTCTTGAAAATGTGTATAGGACGATTGGGCATTGGGAAGACGCTGTAAAGGTAAGGAAGCTGATGAAATCAAGAAAGGTAAAGAAAGAACCTGGAACAAGCTGGATTAATGCAAACAGAAGCAAACTATACATGTGTAATGCTAAGGGGGCAGCCTCAGAGCCTGTAGCTTCTGAGGACTTCAGGAAGTGCAGTTCATTGACTGATTTAGCTTGTGATTTTGGTATCTGA